In Cryptomeria japonica chromosome 5, Sugi_1.0, whole genome shotgun sequence, the genomic window AGTCCTCTACAGTAGAAACCTCGAAAATACCCCACACAAAATTACAACATACTAGCAACCCAGCAAATGATCACCGAGTCGTCTACAGTAGAAACCTCCAAAATACCTCACACAAAATTACAAAATATTACTCAAAGAGAAAATCCTCACAAGCTGAAATAGAACTGGATGACTACTTAAGATCCCTTTCTCTCTTTAGCCAGAGATTTCAATAGATTTAACTTCAGGCTGAGGCTGAGGCTGCTTCGGCACCGTCACAGTAAGTACTCCATTTTCCATGCCAGCTTTCACCTCATCCACCTTCGCATTCTCAGGAAGCCTGAAACGCCTCAGGAATCTACCTCGCGACCGTTCAATACGGTGATACTTCTCGTTCTTCTGCTCCTCTTCTTTGCTGCGTTCTCCACTTATCTGAAGAATACGGCCGTCTTCCACTTCTATTTTCACCTCCTCTTTCTTCAGTCCTGCAACAAAGTAATCACATTCCATTTTAATATCTTTTCAAATAACAGAAAATTTCCACAAGCAAAACAAAATTgttgttgaaaatgaaaatataataaataCCAGGAAGATCTGCCTTGAAAACGTGAGCATCAGGGGTTTCCTTCCAATCGATCTGTGTATTCGCTATGGCCGCTGCATCCCTTGCAAAATCCGTGGAGGGTTTTGCTATGTCCTTGGATATTGAGGGATCAAAAAGCTGAAAACGATCCCACACATCGAGTGAAAATGGATCGTACACAGGCGAGGATCTCCTGCCCCAAAGACTTGGAATAAGAGACATTTTGCAACACTTGACAATGAAAGCTCTGCAAAACAAGATTGATGCTTAAAATATTTGATATGGAAGAAACCTGATATTACACATATATATAATGCTAAAACGCTTGCAGTTACAAGAAGGGTGTTCCAAAAGTAGGTAGAGTAGTTCTGGATGTTTCCGAAGCCACCAGAGGCTTCTAGCGGGGGATGGGGATTATGGAATTCTGGAGCATTCGAGTGGTGTATAGAATGAGGCACCTGGCTTCCGATTACAGGGCCGGATGGTCATCGACCGTTTGTTAAAACCGAGCGTGAGCGTTCATGTACCCGGGGACCACAcaaataaatatgtatattttaaacgaaataactcaaaactttccgaAAAGTTAATTAGATAGTGGAAACCAACAAGATAAATGTGTATGTGTGACAATTTGTTATGTATTGTTATTTGAAGTTTTTTGTTTGAATATAAATTAAGCATTTAGAAATCATTAAAATATCTTATAACGTAAAGAAATGTCATTTTAGGAATGTGAAGCTAATCAAATGAAGAAAATGACCCTTACAATATGGTAATCTCTTCGAGCTATTTTTCAATACTATTGATCCTCACAAAAGAAAATGAGAGTTGTGAAAATAAACTCCCCATATTCTCATGTACAAATAGATTTTAATATGTGGAGAATGATCCACTCTTTTGCATGTTTTCCATCATGCAACAATTTTGTGATAACATTGAAGGTGACAAATATGAAATATGTTCATACATTTGGTTGCAAGTAGAATGGTCATCCTTATTTGCCAAAAGAGAGTTCATTGAGATATCCTTACTAACTATATTTTTGTGACCCAAATACAATGAATTATGGCTAAGCACATTGTTTCTCTCAAATGAATATCCATCCCCAATACCACTCTAAAAAATTGATCAATGGCTCACCATGTGCATGATTTTGGACATTTTTCATCATCTCAAACTCTTCTATTTGAACAAGTGAATCCTTTCTAGTACCCTACATGTTGGATTTATACTCTTCTTTCACAACAAGAGTTCTCTTCACTACTTACATCCTCACTGGGTGTCTCTTTGACAATGTTGGGATCTTTTGAAATATCCAACATCAAGTGGAAAGATTTACCctactcaagaaaggagtgaaagtttcacaaaggatcctcttcaacctctttcacacattacatttaaaagaggggggtttaATTCACTAGTTCCAACATCAATGGAGAGAGATCAAATGCTATGTGAATtggcaatgaatttggaaagtaaaagtaacccctcttttagaatggataggatgaattaagtgaattgagactgagtgtaaagatggaaaagaaatgattataacttgagatagaaatgtgggatgaaggtgtgcacctagaattagcattAAAATGCCGAGACAAAGCTcccctgtaaatttgagcgaaagttgtcgggaccgtgttgaaagtatacttggtcctccgaaaaatccgcaagttgaaaagggttttttcgtctttaAGAATGAAGACTAAATCTGCAAATACAACTatgcacctgtaacctacacatggaaaatagaggaaatgttgttgggattgggggttcgccttaaggtcaaaccccaattttggaattaaccaaatgatgaaaagtacttgcaagtaaatgaaagtaaatgactaaaATAGAATTCACCTAAAGAGATGatacaattgaaatgttgatagagttgtttgaaaggatatctaaaattgaattctttgaatgttgatagggatctcctcttcaatggttgaatccttgacttgaatgcaacacctagccttgaaaggatacttgagatgctcaatgcttgaatgcttgatttcacttCTTGAACTTATTGAACTCCTTCACTTGATTGAACTTATCGAACTTAttgacttatgcaaatgagaggggaaaaatgTCTTATATacttactgtatacacctaaaaatggtctgaagataattaattaaataagaaattatctaattaatcccccttcccaatttgattgaactcattagcaatttgattaaattctcccattcatctacttattaataaatctaaggatttatttaataggtttatttcaatagtcccctttgattaattaatcctccccctatttaattcattccttctaatcccctaattaattaaaatggatcaatttatgagttgttgaaagttaattatccttttcctattttttgaatttttaaatttgaattacccacatgcctcctaaactctaaccacctaacctaaccatcccctaacctaacccattccacctaatcctgggtttaactaacactatccaatcttgcacatcctaacctcctatggtgtttatactctccccttgagacaaatggcacttatgccacatgtctcctcccttggacactttcccttttatgagcaaggctccttgacacttgtcaccatagagatcacaagtgtccctccctccaacctcttctccaacctcatctagtttcacccttgatatcttcagactcaatcttgaccattgattggtttcacctcacccctggccttcgAATTCCTAttaatatcccccattttggagcacaaaggatcccatctcatctcatttcatgcattgttactataggcatatccattttagcatatcatttaagcattgttattataggaaattgcatcttagatctagcttaatttgatcattttctagcataattgttgaatcatgtagcttaatcaatctctcttctagcttaattgcatcatcatcatagcttaatcatgcatatcattagattaattagcttcttggatcattctagcataatcaatctcatctagattTCATATCATGTCATtttaaatccttcgtctaggtgtagtcaagtcactgggattgcttatccatatctgagagaaaatccacactcacatctcttaggaggtgataggtggctttgtcatggtttatctttcattttattttaatttgctaaccatgcttgtaatgatttattgagtgtttgtgttgcagctgcaggtatcctacttcacacacacaacattttggcacccaccgtggggcccgaaatctaattctcatcatcaaataTTCAATCTCACGGGTTTCTTGTCGGGCTTGTTCTAGAATCTCATATGAGTACCTTTGCAGTACCGTATGGGTTTATTTGTGCACTCGTACGAGTATGTGAGAATACTTGTACGAGAAGGTGAGAATACTCATACAAATTTCtacttctgtgttttcaaaacaaattgcattttagggtttttatgcttcaatttggctattactaatgctaaccttggtctgtttgtgagtgttctagcagcctaactggttttgTAGGATGATTATCAAATATTACGCTttccaaagcttcatttcatcaaaacaacatgactactaacgtatctgttttgcaggttgcctaagagaactcaaccaaactttgtgtcttcttacaattttctaggcacacttattttgctactGGTAAATGAACATGTTGTTTTCTATGcctgagaagttgtctaaaaggtaggagagtatgctcttgtccatttggacaatcagaaatcccgacccttgaagcgcttctatgtttgagatttgaatacttttagcgggcctatcatagtgggaaaaagtaatcaccctatgagaacgatccaagtgagtatagctagacctaagctttccagctcactctaaaaaataggtctctcaggattaaagtcttggaggatgagattatttgagttttctctattgAGATCTCTCTTATCATACCTTTAGTAGGGCCTCGCTGTCTCAAGCACGCTTGTGTGAcaacatcttgtttcggtaccttgttgagatataggcctcaatcgcacttgcatgactgcaaggggtaatttcaaatggaaacccttactacgaaccctaagatagaagctacctgattcaccaatgaaagggggataatctttgtgcaagagagatagtaactctcccaagacactttccatatcatgcccccattagcatttggagtcagataatacgacattgagaatccattgcgtgagactcagcggccatattttgattagctattaggtATGTACCTaattttgcaagcaaaggttttctctctcatccaacttccttaggattttgcatgttgtgcttgaggtcacttatcatatcgcctgtttgttgtgttttcatccctaaaacaaaaaatcaggcatctaaaactagaaaacagaaTCAAaccatcaaacttcattgatcaaaaatatGTCCAAGTAGAATTTTTGTCTCTGTTCTGTCCTGAGTTGTACGAGCTTTTTAGTTTGTCATATGAAAaaatctagtttatcatctggttCTATAGGAATTGTCGTACAAGTCAGATTAGTAGAAGATTTTGTGTTATCATTTCGTCCTCTGGTTCTGTGGGAAGTGTCGTACGATTTTAGGCCTTTGTCGTGTGAGATTTCTAGTTTATCATATGGGTCTGTCTAAATTGTTGTCTaggaatgtataaactgttgtacacATTTTTGTCTCTGTCAATCCAGaattgtcttcttgcatgtctttttccaATCTGTCATGTTTTCTTGGTCAATTGACAATGAGCATATACACCTGAtatctgtcattttgtgcttaggttGTCTACTTGGTTCGCTTGGTCGATTTATCTTCCGTCAAACtagattctagaactagacaccctcAAGATTTTTgagtattcatcttcaacaagttcaagatctaacatctcaaagtgcattatcaccctctttggtaaactgatcactcaaaacatagtttctcatcaggatctatcatcctctatcacaaaactacaacgttTTGTCAGGACAACCTTGTCCtatatcgtaggatatatcattcctattggacttggttttatcaaaatcatcatcattgcactctaaAAACCGAAGactgaaaaacttgcaaaccttcaaacacttgaattatcttttcatgtcatatcactctatcatatctacgttgacagttggtcacttatcaAAACACCTTTTAGATAATTGAATCCCcgcaatagaaatagaaacattcaaaatagatgaagatcatagaaacatggaataccaaagaaaaatacaagaagaagacataataggtcaacatatcagagaaaccaaacaagtccaaaatcaaaagacaaccatgtcaaaacctcacaaggattcaaatacatctccaaagaaaggtggctcttttatgcaactcttaaagagatccctaagggattttactgaggaagatcaaaatcacgCACCTGTGTCTAGTAATGGCTCATCCCGctataagaaaattgactctccaaaggcatccattcctacacctcttaaaaacttgcaagaaccttccatatcatcctcaccaaacaatacacccaaggatgaagttccccaagggatatccataaaggccatcaaacctatttcagaggataatattcaaatccaaactccttcatatctaagcattgattccttgcaacatccccataacgctcccttgcaaattgaagtcctcattcatagaacactcatTAAACATGTCTTAATAGATGGGGGatctggcttaaacattttctcattaatTCTTGTTTGTTCTCTAGGTTATTCagagatgcagttgatccccggaaaaaggtcatcatcaaagcatatgatgaagaagatcattcctctaaaggaattgtgatattacccatcagagtgggaccgtTGCAGATAGACACAACAttccaagttctagacttagacttaccatacaacatactcttgggaaaaccctagatacataacatacaagttgttccatcaacatatcatcaatgcctaaaatttccctacaatgggtaggaaatcatgatctcagcagattcaaatccattatAGTGTTGTAGTAATTTGAAACTGGCTCGAGAGGTTATttttccacataatagagaggcatcatcttcaagctCATAGTCTCAGGGAAAATAATTtacctcaattttgtcaagcatggaaaaacaaatgcaactaagagatctaggaaatggagaatattcaatatcacaattatcaCTTTCTCAAAAGTCTTATGagaaaccatcaaactctaaacaacaacccatTGTAAAAAATCTTcctatatttgatggagcatttatcagTGTTGGGacattatcagaggaaacaaaagacaaagatgtactacagacaaagaaaagaaaagaaggtatctcagaacctattcaacctcatactcagtaggctatagacaaatcaggcttagggtatcgACAAATTACTCTACATGAGGACACATCTTCTAGGCAACAAAAGGATGAATATGATAATAGACAagagaaacttgaaattgaaaggaaaCAAGTAGATGTAAGTGTCAATGTAGTTCATATGTATGTGGAGTGAATGTTAGgcactagcccacttgaattagaatcacattcggttgacttggacttaatcgaggacgatcaggagctacttgcgagaggtcattctgatgagagtatcgttctagacattgaaatagatatcaaaaaatttgacatctctatcatgacccctaatatctttgaaataattcaacctgaggatcctttacccttaatccatcctgaacttatggactaggaaaatgaaagaaatattgccattgataccttcctaatgaccatgccatatccttataccTCAATACAAttaaacccacaacaactttcaccagggatttcaccagcgcatcttccaatcaagtgggtgtcgaatctcctagtcacaaaaatgaaaataaagaaaacaatattaggtctaatgttgaaaatcatttattggcaacattagaccatgaaaaaggaaaaagaaaggatgcatctaacgttgaaaacctcctcgaggcatcaaaagatgggagatttgacaccttacctgaatactatcaagagaggtcatctatcctgatagaaccaacaaaggcagttaccattggcacaattgatctataTCCAATAATCTATTATTAGAGCTAGAAAGGCAATAATATTTGGCACTCTTCAAAAGGGGGaaaatcaaaagatggtcatatgcagacattcgaGGGTTAGAtcatatcttataatacatcacccaaatataaATCGAGGAGTAGGCATCAATAATAGAACATGtcatggatcaggagtaggcattctattcatcacaccacaaggtcatacaattccaaaggcatataaattaagctttccatgcatcAATAATACAGTAGAATATGAAGTTTTGATCACatgaatcaaaatggccatagaatggaacattacacaactacaggtctttggagactctcttctcgtcatcaatcaaatcaatgatgattatcaaacaaaagatgaaaatctaatgccttataataagatggttgatgatgtcaagaaataatttgttgaaataaattttgagcagattccaaggaatgacaataaagcaatagatgccatggcaacactttcttctctacttcagacacaggaaaatcaagagcattacaaaTTCCTGGTGGGAGAGTTGTTTgaccctgcacataattgtcctgattcccaaactatctatcatcttgttggacatgattcctcccgctatggccaaatttatacatacctaaaagataacaccctccctcctgacttgtcaaaaaaaaaaaagagaaatttcATCCACCAATcgtcccattatactcttgtcatgcataccctttttaaacgaggtctagacagtactcttttaagatttCTCGagaaagaagaatctaagaaggcctta contains:
- the LOC131065143 gene encoding 17.8 kDa class I heat shock protein; amino-acid sequence: MSLIPSLWGRRSSPVYDPFSLDVWDRFQLFDPSISKDIAKPSTDFARDAAAIANTQIDWKETPDAHVFKADLPGLKKEEVKIEVEDGRILQISGERSKEEEQKNEKYHRIERSRGRFLRRFRLPENAKVDEVKAGMENGVLTVTVPKQPQPQPEVKSIEISG